In Nostoc sp. UHCC 0926, a single genomic region encodes these proteins:
- a CDS encoding Uma2 family endonuclease — MNIVTPKRFTIDEYHRLIELEFLQESDRIELIRGELIQMVAKGTPHTFCTTRLCRQLDRLLGDRAVVRCQEPIILPSDSEPEPDVAIARGNETDYLPHHPYPEDIFIVIEISDSTLDYDQTKKLEIYAEAGISDYWIVNLNFRQLERYSQPYQNSQGEFNYLSKQISLPHQSVAIPRFEDVLLDLSRIFPTVVGA, encoded by the coding sequence ATGAACATTGTCACACCAAAGCGATTTACTATTGACGAATATCATCGGCTGATTGAACTAGAATTTCTCCAGGAAAGCGATCGCATTGAGTTGATTCGCGGAGAACTAATTCAAATGGTAGCAAAAGGCACACCTCATACATTTTGCACAACTCGACTTTGTAGACAACTGGATCGATTGCTGGGCGATCGGGCTGTTGTGCGTTGTCAAGAGCCAATTATACTACCATCAGATAGTGAACCTGAACCAGATGTGGCGATCGCACGAGGAAATGAGACTGACTATCTTCCCCATCATCCCTATCCTGAAGATATTTTTATAGTGATTGAAATTTCCGATTCAACCCTAGATTACGACCAAACAAAAAAGTTAGAAATCTACGCAGAAGCCGGAATTTCTGATTATTGGATTGTCAACTTAAATTTTCGCCAACTTGAGCGTTACAGCCAACCATATCAAAATTCTCAAGGTGAATTTAATTATCTTAGCAAGCAGATATCTTTGCCCCATCAGTCAGTAGCGATTCCTAGATTTGAAGATGTGTTATTAGACTTGAGTCGGATTTTTCCCACGGTTGTAGGTGCTTAG